One window of Oscillibacter hominis genomic DNA carries:
- the rsgA gene encoding ribosome small subunit-dependent GTPase A, producing MSRGRIQKALSGFYYVNTGTQLLQCRARGKFRKEGLSPLVGDWVEVQELPGGQGYVERIEPRKNQFARPAVANIDQLVIIASHAIPQTDPYLIDRVSAIAVLKGCEVLVCINKTDLDPADDLYEIYRSAGLPVLRVSAESGEGINQLTEAIDGKLSAFTGNSGVGKSSILNALDPEFHLQVGEVSQALGRGRHTTRHVELYHLGCGADVVDSPGFSSFDSDELNLELKQELPNTFPEFAPYLEHCRFTGCSHTKEKGCAVLEAVREGKVPKSRHESYLRLYEELKPLKEWEK from the coding sequence TTGAGCAGAGGGCGCATTCAAAAGGCCCTGAGCGGCTTTTATTATGTAAATACAGGGACTCAGCTGCTCCAGTGCAGGGCCCGGGGCAAGTTCCGCAAGGAAGGCCTGAGCCCACTGGTTGGCGACTGGGTGGAGGTGCAGGAGCTGCCGGGCGGCCAGGGCTACGTGGAGCGGATCGAACCGCGCAAAAACCAGTTTGCCCGGCCGGCCGTGGCCAATATCGACCAGTTGGTCATCATCGCCTCCCATGCCATTCCCCAGACGGACCCCTACCTGATCGACCGGGTCTCGGCCATTGCGGTGCTGAAGGGCTGCGAGGTCTTGGTGTGCATCAACAAGACCGACCTGGACCCGGCAGACGACCTCTATGAGATCTACCGCAGCGCCGGCCTTCCGGTGCTGCGGGTCAGTGCGGAGAGCGGGGAAGGAATCAACCAGCTCACAGAAGCAATCGATGGAAAGCTATCTGCCTTTACAGGCAACTCCGGCGTAGGAAAATCCAGCATTTTAAACGCACTGGATCCGGAGTTCCATCTTCAGGTGGGGGAGGTCAGCCAGGCCTTGGGCCGCGGCCGCCACACCACCCGCCATGTGGAGCTCTACCATCTGGGGTGTGGGGCGGATGTGGTGGATTCCCCGGGCTTCTCCTCCTTTGACAGCGACGAGCTGAATCTGGAGCTGAAGCAGGAACTGCCCAATACCTTCCCGGAGTTTGCCCCTTATCTGGAACACTGCCGCTTTACCGGGTGCAGCCATACGAAGGAGAAGGGCTGCGCCGTGCTGGAGGCGGTCCGGGAGGGGAAGGTTCCCAAAAGCCGGCATGAGAGTTACCTGCGGCTATATGAAGAACTCAAGCCCCTGAAAGAGTGGGAAAAATAG
- the pknB gene encoding Stk1 family PASTA domain-containing Ser/Thr kinase has translation MDQYIGQMLDNRYEILERIGTGGMAVVYKAKCHRLNRLVAVKILKSDLTGDADFRRRFHDESQAVAMLSHPNIVSVYDVSRGGDVEYIVMELIDGITLKQYMERRGQLNWRESLHFMIQIMKGLSHAHSRGIVHRDIKPQNIMVLRDGSVKVTDFGIACLENSAQTLTQEALGSVHYISPEQARGDRTDARSDIYSAGVVFYEMLTGRLPFEGDSAVSVAIQHLSSIPLPPREINPDIPEQLELICMRAMAPDIQKRYPTADAMVADLDAFRKNPEVDLEYNLRDLQPEEPDEPTRYIRPVTDAARRQERHSPAPIRQEQHKRGDGKRIGIIVGAFAAALVLIVLLFRFILNSFSGPVTVDYTVPALLGYTVEQASELESVKDIFEIQVKGYKNSSEYEAGEIISQDPTAESIKKSTDGELIPISVYVSEGENTAVMPDLVNNEYRAATIKLQKSNLGIEVSVAEPIEEFSDIYAPGYVISTDPVKDTVLHEGDVITLTISKGAEVQPVTVPSFLNSHIDKAKELLDQLGLKCGRVDEVESDLPKGYVVYQDVEALSSVDPGTTINFEISRGETVTSQQISINLPQDRDTVTIVIEQDGQEVCNKVVSCSMGTYTYELQGSGTSTVDIYFDGVLSDSREITFN, from the coding sequence ATGGATCAGTATATCGGACAGATGCTGGATAACCGCTATGAGATTTTGGAGCGGATCGGCACCGGCGGTATGGCTGTTGTCTATAAGGCAAAATGCCATCGCCTGAACCGCCTGGTTGCGGTGAAAATCCTGAAAAGTGATCTGACCGGGGACGCGGACTTCCGCCGCAGATTCCACGACGAATCCCAGGCCGTTGCCATGCTTTCCCATCCCAATATTGTCTCTGTCTACGACGTCTCCCGGGGCGGTGATGTGGAATACATTGTCATGGAGCTGATTGACGGAATTACGCTCAAGCAGTACATGGAGCGGCGCGGTCAGCTGAACTGGCGGGAGTCGCTGCACTTTATGATCCAGATCATGAAAGGCCTGAGCCACGCCCACAGCCGTGGGATTGTCCACCGGGACATCAAGCCACAGAATATCATGGTGCTGCGGGACGGCAGCGTCAAGGTGACGGATTTCGGTATTGCCTGCCTGGAAAATTCGGCGCAGACCCTGACCCAGGAGGCGCTGGGATCGGTGCACTACATTTCGCCGGAGCAGGCCCGGGGCGACCGCACGGACGCCCGGTCCGACATTTACTCCGCTGGCGTGGTGTTTTACGAGATGCTGACGGGGCGGCTGCCATTTGAAGGCGATTCCGCTGTCTCCGTTGCCATTCAGCATCTCTCCTCCATCCCGCTTCCACCCCGGGAGATCAACCCGGATATCCCGGAACAGCTGGAACTGATCTGCATGCGGGCCATGGCGCCCGACATCCAGAAGCGCTATCCCACCGCTGACGCTATGGTGGCTGACTTAGATGCGTTCCGCAAGAATCCGGAGGTGGACTTGGAGTATAACCTTAGGGACTTACAGCCCGAGGAACCCGACGAGCCCACCCGGTACATCCGCCCGGTCACCGATGCCGCCCGGCGGCAGGAGCGCCATTCCCCTGCGCCCATTCGCCAGGAGCAGCACAAAAGGGGAGACGGCAAGCGGATCGGAATCATTGTGGGGGCGTTTGCCGCTGCCCTGGTGCTGATTGTGCTGCTGTTCCGTTTCATCTTGAACTCCTTCAGCGGCCCGGTTACAGTGGACTACACGGTTCCCGCCCTCCTGGGCTACACGGTGGAGCAGGCGTCCGAGCTGGAGAGTGTCAAGGATATCTTTGAAATCCAGGTCAAGGGCTATAAAAACAGCAGCGAATATGAAGCAGGTGAGATCATCTCCCAGGACCCCACCGCCGAGAGCATCAAAAAGTCCACGGACGGAGAGCTGATCCCGATCAGCGTCTATGTCAGTGAGGGTGAAAATACCGCCGTGATGCCCGATCTGGTCAACAACGAATACCGGGCGGCCACCATCAAGCTGCAAAAGAGCAATTTGGGCATTGAAGTGAGCGTTGCAGAGCCCATTGAAGAGTTTTCTGACATCTATGCGCCTGGTTATGTGATCTCCACGGACCCGGTGAAGGATACGGTGCTCCACGAGGGCGATGTGATTACCCTGACCATCAGCAAGGGCGCCGAGGTCCAGCCGGTCACTGTGCCCTCCTTCCTGAACAGCCACATTGACAAGGCCAAAGAGCTTCTGGATCAGCTGGGATTGAAATGCGGCAGGGTGGACGAGGTGGAGAGCGATCTTCCCAAAGGGTATGTGGTCTACCAGGATGTGGAGGCCCTGTCCAGCGTGGACCCAGGCACCACCATCAATTTTGAGATCAGCCGGGGCGAGACAGTCACCTCCCAGCAGATTTCCATCAACCTGCCTCAGGACCGGGATACGGTCACCATCGTCATTGAGCAGGACGGGCAGGAGGTCTGCAACAAGGTGGTGAGCTGTTCCATGGGCACCTATACGTATGAACTTCAGGGCAGCGGGACCAGCACAGTAGACATCTACTTTGACGGTGTCCTGTCCGACAGCAGGGAGATTACGTTCAATTGA
- a CDS encoding Stp1/IreP family PP2C-type Ser/Thr phosphatase, whose amino-acid sequence MKVWGITDVGLVRKENQDAYAIAEEPTTVCVVCDGMGGTNGGRLASSIAVSTYVAELKKVLREDMTPEQLREASSYAVSLANDEVRRAAQQSEEYRSMGTTLVSAIAYPGGVVVSNVGDSRAYHITEDGIQRITRDHSLVENMVERGDITEEEARRHPNKNLITRALGPDMTTICDGFICPLEKNDFVLLCSDGLVDTVTDQEMLFEVIHSEDVDSCLNRLLEISKSQGAPDNVTIVLMQNN is encoded by the coding sequence ATGAAAGTTTGGGGCATTACAGATGTGGGCCTGGTCCGAAAGGAAAACCAGGACGCCTATGCCATTGCGGAGGAGCCCACCACCGTCTGCGTGGTCTGCGACGGAATGGGCGGAACCAACGGCGGACGGCTGGCCAGCAGCATCGCCGTGTCTACATACGTGGCGGAGCTGAAGAAGGTGCTGCGTGAGGACATGACGCCGGAGCAGCTGCGGGAGGCATCCTCCTATGCCGTCTCCCTGGCAAACGACGAGGTGCGCCGGGCGGCCCAGCAGTCGGAGGAATACCGCAGCATGGGCACCACGCTGGTCTCCGCCATCGCCTATCCGGGCGGGGTGGTGGTCAGCAACGTGGGAGACAGCCGGGCCTATCACATCACCGAGGACGGCATCCAGCGCATCACCCGGGACCATTCCCTGGTGGAGAACATGGTGGAGCGCGGGGACATCACCGAGGAGGAGGCCCGCCGCCACCCCAACAAAAACCTGATTACCCGGGCGCTGGGGCCGGATATGACCACCATCTGCGACGGCTTCATCTGCCCCTTGGAAAAAAATGACTTTGTGCTGCTCTGTTCCGATGGTCTGGTGGACACGGTCACCGACCAGGAGATGCTTTTTGAAGTCATTCACAGTGAGGATGTGGACTCGTGTCTGAACCGGCTGCTGGAAATCTCCAAGAGCCAGGGTGCGCCGGACAACGTGACCATTGTCCTGATGCAGAACAACTGA
- the rlmN gene encoding 23S rRNA (adenine(2503)-C(2))-methyltransferase RlmN: protein MIDIKSMTLDELTDSLRQRGEPAFRGKQVFTWLHRGVTSFDEMTNLSKALREKLKEEYLLTVPQVARKQVSAQDGTIKYLWELGDGNCIESVLMQYHHGNTVCISSQVGCRMGCAFCASTIAGKVRDLTPSELLDQVIFTQKDSGLSVSNIVLMGIGEPLDNLDHVLRFLELVNHPDGLNIGMRHISLSTCGIIPGIDRLSDLGLQLTLSVSLHAPDSETRSRIMPVNRAYDVDRLFDACHRYFKKTGRRISFEYAMIDGVNDNDYQADLIAKKIRGMPGHVNLIPLNDVVESPLKPSRRIAAFQKRLESHGITATVRRSLGGDIDASCGQLRRKAMEEEHQQ, encoded by the coding sequence ATGATTGACATCAAATCCATGACGCTCGATGAGCTGACCGATTCGCTTCGGCAGCGGGGAGAGCCTGCCTTCCGGGGAAAGCAGGTGTTCACCTGGCTCCACCGGGGCGTCACCTCCTTTGATGAGATGACCAATCTCTCCAAAGCGCTGCGGGAAAAGCTGAAGGAGGAGTATTTGCTCACTGTGCCCCAGGTGGCCCGGAAGCAGGTTTCAGCTCAGGACGGCACCATCAAATACCTCTGGGAATTAGGGGACGGCAACTGCATCGAGTCCGTCCTCATGCAGTATCATCATGGGAACACCGTCTGCATCTCCTCCCAGGTCGGCTGCCGGATGGGCTGCGCTTTCTGCGCCTCCACAATTGCTGGCAAGGTAAGAGACTTAACACCATCCGAACTCTTGGACCAGGTGATTTTCACCCAAAAGGACTCGGGTTTGAGTGTGTCCAACATTGTGCTGATGGGCATTGGCGAGCCGCTGGACAACTTAGACCATGTGCTGCGGTTTTTGGAGCTGGTCAATCACCCGGATGGCCTGAACATCGGGATGCGCCACATCTCCCTGTCCACCTGCGGGATCATCCCCGGCATTGACAGATTATCGGATTTGGGATTACAATTGACGTTATCGGTTTCCCTGCACGCGCCGGACAGCGAGACCCGCTCCCGGATCATGCCGGTGAACCGGGCGTACGATGTGGACCGGCTCTTTGATGCCTGCCACCGCTATTTCAAAAAGACGGGCCGGCGTATTTCTTTTGAATACGCCATGATCGACGGCGTCAACGACAACGACTATCAGGCGGACCTGATTGCAAAAAAAATCCGCGGCATGCCGGGACATGTGAACCTGATCCCGCTCAACGACGTGGTGGAAAGCCCTTTGAAGCCCAGCCGGAGGATTGCCGCGTTTCAAAAGCGGCTGGAGTCCCATGGAATCACGGCAACCGTGCGGCGCAGTTTGGGCGGCGACATCGACGCTTCTTGCGGGCAGCTCCGTAGAAAGGCCATGGAGGAGGAGCATCAACAATGA
- the rsmB gene encoding 16S rRNA (cytosine(967)-C(5))-methyltransferase RsmB, producing the protein MRASARETALQVLTACRQGGAWADGALKSAIGKDRLNGPDAKLATHIVYGVMQNRILLDRYLGQYCSQRPEQLEPILLDILRIGAYQILFLDRIPDSAAVNESVELSKAHGKARAAGLVNAVLRKISREKDKPLELPESQEERLSVCYSHPKWLVERLIALLGAEEAEDFLKENNRPAPLTVQANTLKTSAEELMDALKAEGVEAEHHPWLSHCLILSGTGNLASLAAFADGGFWVQDAGAKLAVLAAQPHGTVIDVCAAPGGKSFAAAALMEGKGRIFSCDIHAHKLKLMEAGAKRLGIENMEPMLQDGRVFREDWLEAADVVMVDAPCSGLGIIRKKPDIRYKNPADLSGLPQIQRAILENAARYVKVGGTLVYSTCTILPEENEGVTDVFLSAHPQFSKEPFSLPLGRAETGELTLWPQRHGTDGFYICRMRRTDHD; encoded by the coding sequence ATGAGGGCCTCTGCCCGTGAGACGGCGCTTCAGGTGCTGACCGCCTGCCGCCAGGGCGGCGCATGGGCTGACGGTGCGCTGAAGAGCGCCATCGGCAAAGACCGGCTCAATGGCCCTGACGCCAAGCTGGCCACCCACATTGTCTACGGTGTGATGCAGAACCGGATCCTCCTGGACAGGTATCTGGGCCAATACTGCTCCCAAAGGCCGGAACAGTTGGAGCCTATTCTTTTGGACATCCTCCGCATCGGGGCCTATCAGATCCTCTTCCTGGACCGGATTCCGGACAGCGCCGCGGTCAATGAATCCGTGGAGCTATCAAAGGCCCACGGAAAAGCCCGGGCAGCCGGCCTGGTCAACGCTGTGCTGCGGAAGATTTCCCGGGAAAAGGACAAGCCTCTGGAGCTGCCCGAATCCCAGGAAGAGCGGCTGAGCGTCTGCTACAGCCACCCCAAATGGCTGGTGGAGCGACTGATCGCGCTCTTGGGAGCGGAGGAGGCGGAAGACTTTTTAAAGGAAAATAACCGTCCCGCTCCGCTGACCGTCCAGGCCAATACGCTGAAGACCTCCGCAGAGGAGCTGATGGACGCTCTGAAGGCGGAAGGCGTGGAGGCGGAACATCACCCCTGGCTCTCCCACTGCCTCATCCTCTCCGGGACAGGGAACCTGGCGTCTCTGGCCGCCTTTGCCGACGGGGGATTCTGGGTTCAGGACGCCGGTGCCAAATTGGCGGTTCTGGCGGCCCAGCCCCATGGGACAGTGATCGACGTGTGCGCCGCACCCGGCGGAAAGTCCTTTGCCGCAGCGGCTTTGATGGAAGGGAAGGGGCGCATCTTCTCCTGCGACATCCATGCCCACAAGCTGAAACTGATGGAGGCCGGGGCAAAGCGCCTGGGTATTGAGAATATGGAGCCCATGCTGCAGGACGGACGTGTGTTCAGGGAGGACTGGCTGGAAGCTGCGGACGTCGTTATGGTGGACGCGCCCTGCTCCGGACTGGGGATCATTCGCAAAAAGCCGGACATCCGCTATAAAAACCCGGCGGACCTCTCCGGACTGCCCCAGATCCAGCGCGCCATCTTGGAAAACGCCGCCCGGTACGTGAAGGTGGGCGGCACTCTGGTCTACTCTACCTGCACCATCCTCCCGGAAGAAAACGAAGGGGTGACGGACGTCTTTTTGAGCGCCCATCCCCAGTTTTCCAAAGAGCCGTTTTCCCTGCCGCTGGGCCGGGCGGAGACAGGAGAACTGACCCTATGGCCCCAGCGCCACGGGACCGACGGGTTTTACATCTGCCGTATGAGAAGGACTGACCATGATTGA
- a CDS encoding zinc metallopeptidase: MYHDYAYFFAQNVYWVLLIPVLILSLWAQAQVSGSFRRYSARNNSRRLTGAEAAQRVLRSHGVMDVPVRCVRGELTDHYDPRDNTIYLSESVFNAPTIAAVGVAAHEAGHAVQYAEGYAPVRLRQAIVPATRIGSQFSFVLLFLGIFLYSQPFFLVGIVLFSLTTLFQLVTLPVEFNASRRAIETIEGERLLDEEEIGGAKKVLRAAALTYVAALLMSLLQLLRYLLIFLSRSGGNRRGGGSR; encoded by the coding sequence ATGTATCACGACTATGCCTATTTCTTTGCCCAGAACGTCTATTGGGTTTTGCTGATTCCTGTGCTGATCCTGTCCCTCTGGGCCCAGGCCCAGGTTTCCGGCTCCTTCCGGCGCTACAGTGCCCGCAACAACAGCCGCCGCCTCACCGGCGCGGAAGCCGCGCAGCGGGTGCTTCGCTCCCACGGGGTGATGGATGTGCCGGTGCGCTGCGTCCGGGGCGAGCTGACGGATCACTATGATCCCAGGGACAACACCATCTATCTCTCGGAATCTGTGTTCAACGCCCCGACCATTGCGGCGGTGGGCGTTGCCGCCCACGAGGCCGGCCATGCGGTGCAGTATGCGGAGGGGTACGCCCCGGTCCGGCTGCGCCAGGCCATTGTCCCGGCCACCAGGATCGGCTCCCAGTTTTCTTTCGTCCTGTTGTTTCTGGGGATTTTCCTCTACAGCCAGCCCTTTTTCCTTGTCGGCATTGTCCTCTTCTCCCTGACCACGCTCTTCCAGCTGGTTACGCTGCCCGTGGAGTTCAACGCCTCCCGCCGGGCCATAGAGACCATCGAGGGAGAGCGCCTTCTGGATGAAGAGGAGATTGGCGGAGCGAAGAAGGTCCTTCGGGCCGCGGCCCTCACGTATGTGGCCGCGCTGCTGATGTCGCTGCTGCAGCTGCTGCGCTATCTGCTGATCTTCCTCAGCCGCAGCGGAGGCAACCGGAGGGGAGGAGGCAGCCGATGA
- the fmt gene encoding methionyl-tRNA formyltransferase produces the protein MRILFMGTPEFAVASLRRLVEDGHELCGVFTQPDKPKNRGMKMTFSPVKEYAVSQNLPVYQPLKMKDGTALKTVRELQPELIVVAAYGRILPEDILNVPPYGSINVHSSLLPKYRGAAPINWAILNGEAETGVSIMYMAKELDAGDVISQVTTPIGPEENAQELTARLAELGAEALSSAVSALKSGTARRTPQDHSAFTYAPMLSRELSPVDWSRGSGQIINQIRGLIPWPCAVAQIGETKFKLFHAAAGGNTSAAPGTVLSAGKQGIEIACGDGKSLLIQELQAEGGKRMSAADYLRGHPLNV, from the coding sequence ATGAGAATTCTGTTCATGGGAACCCCGGAGTTTGCGGTGGCGTCCCTGCGCCGTCTGGTGGAGGATGGACACGAGCTCTGCGGCGTGTTCACCCAGCCGGATAAGCCCAAAAACCGGGGTATGAAAATGACCTTTTCACCAGTGAAGGAGTATGCGGTTTCCCAGAACCTCCCGGTTTATCAGCCTCTTAAGATGAAGGACGGCACGGCGCTGAAGACTGTGCGGGAGCTGCAGCCTGAACTCATTGTGGTGGCAGCCTACGGCAGGATTTTGCCGGAGGACATCCTGAACGTGCCGCCCTACGGTTCCATCAACGTCCACTCCTCGCTGCTGCCCAAGTACCGGGGCGCGGCTCCCATCAACTGGGCCATCCTGAACGGAGAGGCAGAGACCGGCGTGTCCATCATGTATATGGCCAAGGAGTTGGACGCCGGTGATGTGATCTCCCAGGTTACCACGCCCATTGGGCCTGAGGAAAACGCCCAGGAGCTGACCGCACGGCTGGCGGAATTAGGGGCGGAAGCCCTCTCCAGTGCGGTTTCTGCCCTGAAAAGCGGCACAGCCCGGCGCACGCCCCAGGATCACTCCGCTTTTACCTACGCACCCATGCTCTCCCGGGAGCTCTCTCCCGTGGACTGGAGCCGGGGGAGCGGGCAGATCATCAACCAGATCCGGGGACTGATTCCCTGGCCCTGCGCGGTGGCCCAGATCGGGGAGACGAAATTTAAGCTGTTTCATGCGGCGGCAGGCGGCAATACCTCCGCCGCTCCCGGCACAGTGCTGTCCGCCGGGAAGCAGGGGATTGAAATTGCCTGCGGAGATGGGAAAAGCCTTTTGATCCAGGAGCTGCAGGCTGAGGGCGGCAAGCGGATGTCTGCCGCCGACTATCTGAGAGGACATCCTCTCAATGTTTGA
- the def gene encoding peptide deformylase, which produces MALRKIVEKGDECLNKVCRPVTDFNQRLHTLLDDMAETLRDANGAGLAAPQVGVLRRVCIVIDDEGEVIELINPEIVFSSGEQTGLEGCLSVPGKWGIVTRPNVVRVRACDRNGAPFETEGEGLTARAFCHELEHLDGHLFTEHVDHFLTEEELQEYLEEEEADE; this is translated from the coding sequence ATGGCTTTGAGAAAGATTGTGGAAAAGGGCGATGAGTGTCTGAATAAGGTCTGCCGCCCGGTGACAGACTTCAACCAGAGGCTGCATACCCTGTTGGATGATATGGCGGAAACGCTGCGCGACGCCAACGGCGCGGGCCTGGCCGCCCCGCAGGTAGGCGTGCTGCGCCGGGTCTGCATCGTGATTGACGACGAAGGGGAGGTCATTGAGCTGATCAACCCGGAGATCGTCTTTAGCAGCGGTGAGCAGACCGGCTTGGAGGGCTGCCTCAGCGTCCCCGGCAAGTGGGGGATCGTGACCCGGCCCAACGTGGTCCGGGTACGCGCCTGCGACAGGAACGGCGCCCCGTTTGAAACGGAGGGGGAGGGGCTGACCGCCCGGGCATTTTGCCATGAGCTGGAGCACCTGGACGGCCATCTGTTTACGGAGCATGTGGACCACTTCCTGACGGAGGAGGAGCTGCAGGAGTATCTGGAAGAAGAGGAAGCAGACGAATGA
- the priA gene encoding replication restart helicase PriA — protein METANIAKLAVAAAPYAIDKPYDYLIPEGMEVSVGVRVSVPFGRGNRRSEGVVLAIGEGEKFPGLKQILSVLDRESVLDRQEIDLALWMRQRYFCTLYDAVKTILPAGLWYQFREVYRLAPGIEYTAAYAAVQEIPACAEMLQLLFAKGGSAELSEMKEVCGEGCVSALKTLTGKGVVVCESRAQRKIGDKTRRMVELALSAEEAMEIAESRRRAAPVRYEAIRLLCSAGRISASELCYFTGASSQTLRALEKAGVVRFSQEETLRVPEIAQSGEAAPIVLNEEQEEAYRGLLSLMEGGRAEAALLHGVTGSGKTQVYIRLVQEALRSGKNAIVLVPEIILTPQMMERFSSYFGAEVAMLHSALRLSERYDQWKRIRRGEVRVVLGTRSAIFAPLRNLGLIVMDEEQESSYQSENPPRYHTRDVAKFRCAQDGALLLLGSATPSVESAHWAREGVYHHFFLRRRYNEKSLPRVMLADLKDEVRSGNSGVISALLRREIEQNLQRGEQSILFLNRRGNSRMLLCGECGFVPECPRCSTALTYHSANGRLMCHYCGHSEKANETCPMCGGIMKRVGVGTQKVEEELRALFPGVGLLRMDADTASGEHETLLSRFEREKIPILLGTQMVAKGLDFENVTLVGVLAADLSLYVDNYHAAERTFSLLTQVVGRAGRGEKTGRAVIQTYTPGNEVIVSAAEQDYDRFFESEIRMRRIRRYPPFADLFTCTISGTDETAVLRAAVRLREELKLESQQEPIRSSDPEVLGPAPAPVVKVDNRYRYRILWVGKNDKATRALLSYTLKKFALDRQNRGISVFVDCNALE, from the coding sequence ATGGAGACCGCAAATATCGCAAAATTGGCGGTTGCCGCCGCGCCCTACGCCATCGACAAGCCCTATGATTATCTGATCCCGGAGGGGATGGAGGTCTCGGTGGGCGTCCGTGTCAGCGTCCCTTTCGGGCGGGGCAACCGCCGTTCAGAAGGGGTGGTCCTGGCCATCGGGGAAGGGGAGAAATTCCCCGGCCTCAAGCAGATTTTGAGCGTGCTGGATCGGGAAAGCGTGCTGGACCGGCAGGAGATCGATCTGGCGCTGTGGATGCGCCAGCGGTATTTCTGCACCTTGTACGACGCGGTGAAGACCATTTTGCCCGCGGGCCTTTGGTATCAATTCCGGGAGGTTTACCGCCTTGCACCGGGGATTGAATATACCGCCGCCTACGCTGCCGTACAGGAGATCCCGGCCTGCGCCGAAATGCTGCAGCTGCTCTTTGCAAAGGGCGGCTCCGCAGAACTGAGCGAGATGAAGGAGGTCTGCGGAGAGGGCTGCGTGAGCGCCCTGAAAACACTTACCGGGAAGGGCGTGGTTGTTTGCGAATCCCGCGCCCAGCGAAAGATCGGGGATAAGACCCGCCGGATGGTGGAGCTTGCGCTCAGTGCCGAGGAGGCCATGGAGATAGCGGAGTCCCGCCGGCGGGCCGCGCCTGTGCGCTATGAGGCAATCCGGCTGCTGTGTTCTGCGGGCCGCATCTCCGCCTCTGAGCTGTGTTATTTTACCGGCGCCTCCTCCCAGACGCTCCGGGCCCTGGAAAAGGCGGGCGTGGTGCGTTTTTCCCAGGAGGAGACGCTGCGGGTGCCGGAAATTGCGCAAAGCGGCGAAGCCGCGCCCATTGTCCTCAATGAGGAGCAGGAAGAGGCCTATCGCGGCCTTCTTTCCCTGATGGAGGGCGGCAGGGCGGAGGCCGCGCTGCTGCACGGTGTCACCGGAAGCGGGAAAACCCAAGTTTACATCCGGCTGGTCCAAGAGGCCCTGCGCAGCGGGAAAAACGCCATTGTCCTGGTGCCGGAGATCATCCTGACTCCTCAGATGATGGAGCGGTTCTCCTCCTATTTTGGAGCGGAAGTCGCCATGCTCCACAGTGCTCTGCGCCTCAGTGAGCGGTACGATCAGTGGAAACGCATCCGGCGGGGAGAGGTGCGGGTGGTGCTTGGCACCCGCTCGGCCATCTTTGCGCCGCTGCGGAACCTGGGCCTCATTGTGATGGACGAGGAGCAGGAGAGCAGCTACCAGTCTGAAAACCCACCCCGCTATCATACCCGGGATGTGGCAAAATTCCGCTGTGCCCAGGACGGGGCGCTGCTGCTGCTGGGCTCGGCCACCCCGTCGGTGGAGTCCGCCCACTGGGCCAGGGAGGGCGTGTACCACCATTTTTTCCTGCGCCGCAGGTACAACGAAAAGAGCCTGCCCCGTGTGATGCTGGCCGATTTGAAGGACGAGGTGCGCTCTGGAAACTCCGGAGTCATCAGCGCGCTTCTCCGCCGGGAGATTGAGCAGAACCTTCAGCGGGGCGAGCAGAGCATCCTATTTCTCAATCGCCGGGGAAACAGCCGCATGCTCCTTTGCGGGGAATGCGGCTTTGTTCCGGAGTGCCCCCGGTGCAGCACGGCGCTGACCTACCACTCCGCCAATGGAAGGCTGATGTGCCACTATTGCGGCCACTCAGAAAAAGCCAATGAGACGTGCCCCATGTGCGGCGGCATCATGAAGCGGGTGGGCGTGGGGACACAGAAGGTGGAGGAGGAGCTTCGCGCCCTCTTTCCCGGCGTCGGGCTTTTGCGCATGGACGCCGACACAGCCTCCGGAGAGCACGAAACGCTGCTCTCCCGCTTTGAGCGGGAAAAAATCCCCATTCTCCTTGGCACCCAGATGGTGGCCAAGGGCCTTGATTTTGAGAATGTGACACTGGTGGGCGTGCTGGCCGCCGACCTTTCCCTCTATGTGGACAACTACCACGCGGCAGAGCGGACCTTCAGCCTGCTGACCCAGGTGGTGGGCCGGGCCGGTCGGGGGGAAAAGACCGGCCGGGCGGTCATCCAGACCTACACGCCGGGCAATGAGGTCATTGTCAGCGCGGCGGAGCAGGATTACGACCGCTTTTTTGAAAGCGAAATCCGCATGCGGAGAATCCGCCGATATCCGCCTTTCGCGGACCTCTTTACCTGCACCATCTCTGGAACGGATGAAACAGCGGTTCTCCGCGCGGCGGTCCGGCTGCGGGAGGAGCTGAAGCTTGAGTCGCAGCAGGAGCCCATTCGCAGCAGCGACCCGGAGGTCCTGGGGCCGGCTCCGGCTCCGGTGGTGAAGGTGGACAACCGCTACCGGTATCGAATCCTGTGGGTGGGGAAAAATGATAAGGCCACCCGCGCGCTCCTGTCTTACACATTGAAAAAATTTGCGTTGGACCGGCAAAACCGCGGCATCAGCGTGTTTGTGGACTGTAACGCATTGGAATAA